A window of Gloeothece verrucosa PCC 7822 genomic DNA:
AAAAGAGCAAATATTAAGATAGTAATAGATTAATAGCCAGTTAAAAAATTTAAGTCTATGGCGATACTAGAAGAACAAATACAAGCTATTCCTAATGAAGACAAAAGAAAGTATCTTTCGGCTGGTTCTCATGCTTCTATTTTCATAAGCTCATTGGTTGTTTCGATTGGTATTCCTTGTGCGATTGGGTATGTAAGTGAAGATAATATAGTCAAAGAAAACACGGCTGAAGCCATTAATTTTCATCTAAACGTTTGGTTTTATGGAGCCATTATTGCCTTTTTATCTTTTATCAGCTTTGGCCTATTAGGTTTGATTTTAGTTCCTATCTGGTTGGTTTATCATTGGGGTTTGTCGATTTGGGCAGTTATTCACTGTTTGAATAATCCAGACGTTTCTTTTCGTTATCCATTAATTTTTCGACTTGTTTAAAATCATTAAAAATGGTAAATAATTTATCTGACTATCCAGACTGTAAATTATTGAATGAAAAAGGTCTAGCTTTTTATCTTAATCAAGAGTACACAGAAGCCCTTCTTACTTTTAAAAAAGTAGCAGCAATAGTACCTTATTCGGCCACAATTTGGAATAATATAGGAAATACTCTCTCGGCATTAAAACGTCAATCAGAGGCATTGGCGGCCTACGAACGAGCGACTATTCTTGACCCCCAATTTCATGCCGCTTACTTTAACAAAGGATTACTTTTAGCAGAAATGGGAGCCTATGGAAACGCTTTAGAATCTTATGCCAAGGCGATTTCAATTTGTGCTGACCCTTTGTATATACACGCTCAATCAAAAATTTGGCTCAAGAATCAACTCTTTCCAGTTTTTAAAAAATAAGACTTTTTGATTTAAACAGCAATTTCACGGGTTTATTATAATCCTTTTGTCGTTTCTGTGACAATTAAATCAACTCTTCAACACCAATAGTAAAGTCTCCTGATGAGGACGACATACTTAGATCTCCTATGGGTTTAAGAATAAAAACTATTATCAGCAATAGTTGAAAATTTGAGTTTTAATAATCATTATAGGGTTATGCTAAATCTTTTTCCTCTCACTAATTGAGTAGATAGCCTGATAGCCTACTAATAATGTTCTCTTATTTTACTTGGCGGGTTGCTCTTTAAAGAGGAAAAATAAATTGTCATAAATACGAAGTGAGTTGTCTCTCCCGTACTTGTGGTGATAAAAAAAGCTTCCTTATTGTAGGGTGGGTTAGGCGCGGGGATAATTTTTATAAGAAACGAATAAGTTTTGAGCCGGACCGTAACTCGCTAAAGGGAATTTTGTATCTTTATCAATATTTTTCCCCACGATGCCGAAAGAACCCCAAAAATTTTAGTAACTATTAATTATTATTAAATAATTATTGATTGGGCTGGATTTAATGATTTACTATTATTATTATTTGTCTGGGCAACGGGTTTACCCAAATGAGACATCGAAATGGCTAACAGTCCGATTAAAATTAAGTAGAAAAGTTCGCTTCTTTCTCGGCACAACAAAGGTAATTTAGGGAGCTTGACTGCCTTTTTCATTTCTAACCTTCAGTTCTTAATAAAATTTTGGTAAAAAGCTCTTGCCTGTAAACGTTATATTAATAATATTAATTTAAACGAAAGCGATCTGAATTCTTTCTTAAGAGATAAAAAAGTATTGGGTAGGTCAAAGGGACAGATGAATCAAGATCCGCACCAACAGATAAAACGTAGCTGGGAAGCCAATGCCAGAGCTTGGACCGAAGCGGTCCGTAGTGGCTCTATTGTTAGCCGCTCCTTAGCGACTAATGCGGCTATCCTACAGGCTTTAAGTGAGCCTGAAATAAAGCGTGTTCTAGATCTTGGTTGTGGCGAAGGATGGTTGACACGGGCTTTAAGCTCACGAGGAATTGAGGTGATTGGGGTTGATTTTTCTGCACAGTTAATTGAACTGGCACGGGCTGAGGGAGGCGGAACTTTTCACCATTGCTCATATTCTGAACTTATAGCCGCTCCAAAGACTGTAGGCAGCAATTTCGAGGCAATTGTTTGTAACTTTTCACTCTTGGAAAAAGATATTTTAGAACTGCTGAAATCTGTGAGGAGCGTTCTTGTGCCCCCTGGGATGCTAGTAATTCAGACAGTACATCCACTAAGTGAAATCCGACAAAATCAATACTGCGATGGGTGGCGAACAGAAACTTTCACCGGCTTCGGTGTTGGATTTACTGAAGCAATGCCTTGGTATTTTCGTACCTTAAGCTCCTGGGTTTCACTGTTGCGAGGAAGCGGCTATTGCATCGACAAAGTCCATGAACCGGTTCATCCCAATACGGGGGAACCTCTTTCACTGCTGCTAGTGGCCTATAGTGAGCATCATCAAGGATAGTTCACCTAAGTCTAGGATTGTATAAGTTTTCTACAGCAGAAGGAAATCGCTCTCCCGTACTGATGGTGATAAGAAAAGTTTATGATTCGTAGGGTGGGTTAGGCACGGTGATGATTTTCATGAAAAAGAGATAAGTTTTGATCCGCTCCGTAACCCACCAAATACAATATTGTATCTCTATGAACATTCTAGGAATTACGCACTCTCCACGAAATAATTAGGGTTTGAGATTGTTCGCGAGCCTTCGCTAGGCTCGCTTGGGACATAAAATCGTTGTTTTTAATCAGGAGTGCGTAACTCCTAAATTTTTTACTTGCTCAAAGCATTTTTGATGTTATCAATAGTACGTTCAACAGCATTAACATTGTTGTCGATCGCTTTTTGAGTTCTTTGAGCATCTTCATCGGCTCTCTTTTCGATACGGGCTGCATCTCTTTTAGCTTTACGTTCAAGAAAACTTCCATCATTGTCAGTTGCTTTTTCAACTCTTTGAGCATTTTTGGCGGCAGTTTCCTTGACTTTGTCGGCTGCATCCTTTACAAAGTTTTTATTTTCTTGTTGTATTTTATTACCTGTCTCTGTTCCGGCTATGGCTATTAGGTTTCCATTGTATGTGCTACCCCAAACCAATGCAAGGGCACAGACACAAACCATTACGGCAACAGTCCAACGTTTCAGCGTAGCAAAAAAAGAAGTAATTGATTTCATAGAAACAATTTTGACGAAATTATTAGTGTTTCTCACTTTTACATTCTTTTCAAACTCGTTTAAATAACCTTTCGGCAGAATCCAGAAGACATAGATAGAAAAGACCTGAGTGAGGTTTTTTTAAAATATAACGATATATCATTTATGCTTAAATTTTAAGTCGTGTGAAGTTCAATTTTTGTGTTGAGCAAATTAACTAAAGCAGCAGAAATCGCATTTATTGGCAAAACCAAATCTACTTTCCCTGTATCAATAGCAGACTTGGGCATACTGAAACATTCCGAAGTTGCCTCATCTTGAGCAATCACAACTCCGCCATACTTTTTAATCGCCAAGACTCCCAAAGCTCCATCGCTATCTCTGCCTGTAAGAACAATGGCGATCGTTCTAGTCTTGTAAGTTTTTGCTAATGACATAAACATTTTATCCGCACAAGGACGAACAAAATTCATTTTTTCTGAATCCGACAAATAGAAAGTGCCGTCGGGATTGATTAGTAAATGCCTATCAGGAACAGGTGTATAGACCGTACCCGGACGTAATAGTTCTCCATGTTCTGCCTGCTTAACGCGCAAAGCCGTGCGCTGACTTAAAATTTCGCATAGATAGCTAGGATATTGGGGGGCTATATGCTGAACTATAACAATGGCGGCTGGAAAGTTTTCCGGTAAAGCACCCAAAATCTTGCTTATCGCACTGAGTCCCCCAAGAGAAGCGGCAATACCGATAACATTATAAGCAACAAAAGGAAAGTGAGAGAGAATTTTGTGCCGTTGTTTTTCGGTGAATGCTTCTTCTTTTGACTGAAGATCGAGTCGGTGCCAAGGAATTTCCCCTCACTCAAGAGTTTCTAAGCCAGATGTTAGGTGTTCGTCGCGCCAGTGTCAGTTTGGTTGCAGCCACCATTCAAAAAGCGGGACTGATTCAATATCGGCGCGGACAAATGACTATTATTGACCGAGACGGGTTAGAATCGATTTGTTGTGAGTGCTATGGGATTGTCAAAGCAGAATTTGAGCGTTTGCTTGATGATCACCTAAGAAATCACTCCTAAGACTAGACTTGAAACATTTCTTTATTGTTTATTAGGCTTCTTGCAAAAGTCCAATCTCTAGCATAGCTTAGTGTGAAAAACATAAATTTTTTCGCTCAGATTTGTAAAAAACCCTAGGATTACTCTATTATTTCTAATAAATGTTCTCTCCATAGGGAGCTTTTAGGCGGTTTTGAAATTGGTATGGTATATGAAAGTTGTTTTTGATATGGCGTTAATAGAATTAGTCGGTCAATCTGGAGTAGGTAGAGTAGCGAAAAATTTATCTTTACAATTAGCAAAAGCGCCTGAATGCGAGTTATCGGTCTGCGCCAGCCTACCAACAGTTGAGCATTGGCTGGAAGTTTACAAATATTTAAAAAAATCAGAGTTACTAGATACAAAATTATTAATAGAATTCCAAAACAATATCACAATTAACCAAGAAAATTTATTAAAAATTATTAATTATTTAGATAAATTTAATCAATGGGAATTTACCCTATCTAAAAAATTTAAAAAAATCCTAATTAATACATTTTTGGGTAATTTTGATCCTATTCCTCAGCAACAACTAGCTGATAAAGAAATTTATCATTCTTCTTTTTTCTCCATACCTAAAAAAATTCAAGGAATGAAACACTTACAAAAATTTTTGACTTTTCATGATTTAATTCCTATTTTATTTCCCGAGTATGTTCATGAAGCCATCGTTAAAAATTTTCAAGAAATACTCAACAGCATCAATCCTGAAACTTGGTTGATTTGTGTTTCTGAATCTGCCAAAAATGATCTATGTAATCATTTAAAAGTTATAGATAGCCAACGAGTTCATGTCGTTTATTCTGCCGCCTCTGAAAATTTTTATCCCTGTAAAAATATTGAACAAATCGAGCGAATTAAGAAAAAATATAAAATACCAAACCGCCCTTATATTTTGGCGTTGAACAACTTAGAGCCTCGTAAAAATATTGAGCAACTTATCCGATGTTTTGCTCGTTTAGTTCAACAAGAAAAGCTTAAAGATTTATCGTTAGTTTTAGCCGGAGCTAAAGGTTGGCTATATAATAATATCTTCAATGAAATTGATCAACTCAAAGAGTTAAAAAAGCAAATTATTGTTACAGGTTATGTGGATGATGCCGATCTTGCTCCTCTTTATAGCGGAGCGATGATGTTTGTCTTTCCTTCTTTATATGAGGGCTTTGGGCTTCCTCCCCTAGAAGCAATGCAATGCGGTACTCCAGTAATTACTTCTAATACTTCGTCTCTACCAGAGGTGGTTGGCGATGCAGGAATTATGATAAATCCTAAAGATTCTGATGAATTATGCCAAAGTATTCTCGAGCTTTATTATGATTCTTCCCTACGTGAAAAACTGTCTCATAAATCCATCGAACGTGCTAAACTTTTTAGCTGGGAGCAATGCGGAAAAAATGTTATTAATCTTTACAAAACAGCCGTTAATTCTTGAATTAACTTTCTGTAACCTAGAAAAAATTTTTATTATCTTATTTCATTAAATAGTATAATGATATGATAAGTCCCTAGACATCAAGAAATATGATAATAATAAGTAGTAGTATTCCTAAATCTGCTAGTACACTTGTTTTTCGATATCAGCAAGATTTATTAGGATTAGCTAGTCACAAAAATGTCATAGCTCAAGAAAAATTTGACAATTATTCTAATTACGGTTTTTTAAGAAAAATAGGGCTTAAAGAATTTGTAATTATAATTTTTATTAAAATAAAATACGGAAATATTGTTATCAAAACTCATTCAGAACTAACTTTTTTAATTAAATTATTAATGGCTTTAGGATTGGCCAAAGCAACTTTCTGCTATAGAGATCCCAGAGATATTATTCTTTCAGCTATTGATCACGGAGAAAGAAGTAGGAAAGGATTAGATCCTTCAAATGGGTTTAAAAATATGAAGACTATTAAAGATGGTCTTCCCCTGGTTAAATCTTGGACAAGTAACTGGTACAAATGGCATAAAATCAATCAAGTGTTTTTGATTCAGTATGAAAAGTTGATGGCAAATAAATTTGCTGTTCTTTTAGAAATGAGCGAATTTTTAAATTTAAATTTAAAAGAAGAAGAAATTAAGCAGATATATCTAAAACACGAAAATTGCAAAGCAACAGCCTGGAATTTTAATAAAGGTACAATCGAAAGATATAAAAATGAAATGAATCAATCAGATTTATTATTATGCAATCAAGAACTTAAAGATCCTTTAAAAGCTATGGGTTATACTAATTAATTGTATATAAAATTTTTTCTTATTAATAACAAAATAACATCCTAAATCTTAAAAAAAGTTTAGTTTTGTCCAAAAAAGCTAAACTTTATTCTATATTAAAAAATATGAAAATAAAGACCATTAACCAATAATTTCCCCATGCTCAACAAATGTATTCATCATTTAT
This region includes:
- a CDS encoding Crp/Fnr family transcriptional regulator, whose protein sequence is MTEDRVGAKEFPLTQEFLSQMLGVRRASVSLVAATIQKAGLIQYRRGQMTIIDRDGLESICCECYGIVKAEFERLLDDHLRNHS
- a CDS encoding glycosyltransferase family 4 protein, producing MKVVFDMALIELVGQSGVGRVAKNLSLQLAKAPECELSVCASLPTVEHWLEVYKYLKKSELLDTKLLIEFQNNITINQENLLKIINYLDKFNQWEFTLSKKFKKILINTFLGNFDPIPQQQLADKEIYHSSFFSIPKKIQGMKHLQKFLTFHDLIPILFPEYVHEAIVKNFQEILNSINPETWLICVSESAKNDLCNHLKVIDSQRVHVVYSAASENFYPCKNIEQIERIKKKYKIPNRPYILALNNLEPRKNIEQLIRCFARLVQQEKLKDLSLVLAGAKGWLYNNIFNEIDQLKELKKQIIVTGYVDDADLAPLYSGAMMFVFPSLYEGFGLPPLEAMQCGTPVITSNTSSLPEVVGDAGIMINPKDSDELCQSILELYYDSSLREKLSHKSIERAKLFSWEQCGKNVINLYKTAVNS
- a CDS encoding class I SAM-dependent methyltransferase, whose protein sequence is MNQDPHQQIKRSWEANARAWTEAVRSGSIVSRSLATNAAILQALSEPEIKRVLDLGCGEGWLTRALSSRGIEVIGVDFSAQLIELARAEGGGTFHHCSYSELIAAPKTVGSNFEAIVCNFSLLEKDILELLKSVRSVLVPPGMLVIQTVHPLSEIRQNQYCDGWRTETFTGFGVGFTEAMPWYFRTLSSWVSLLRGSGYCIDKVHEPVHPNTGEPLSLLLVAYSEHHQG
- a CDS encoding DUF4870 domain-containing protein; protein product: MAILEEQIQAIPNEDKRKYLSAGSHASIFISSLVVSIGIPCAIGYVSEDNIVKENTAEAINFHLNVWFYGAIIAFLSFISFGLLGLILVPIWLVYHWGLSIWAVIHCLNNPDVSFRYPLIFRLV
- a CDS encoding tetratricopeptide repeat protein, coding for MVNNLSDYPDCKLLNEKGLAFYLNQEYTEALLTFKKVAAIVPYSATIWNNIGNTLSALKRQSEALAAYERATILDPQFHAAYFNKGLLLAEMGAYGNALESYAKAISICADPLYIHAQSKIWLKNQLFPVFKK
- a CDS encoding sulfotransferase domain-containing protein; its protein translation is MIIISSSIPKSASTLVFRYQQDLLGLASHKNVIAQEKFDNYSNYGFLRKIGLKEFVIIIFIKIKYGNIVIKTHSELTFLIKLLMALGLAKATFCYRDPRDIILSAIDHGERSRKGLDPSNGFKNMKTIKDGLPLVKSWTSNWYKWHKINQVFLIQYEKLMANKFAVLLEMSEFLNLNLKEEEIKQIYLKHENCKATAWNFNKGTIERYKNEMNQSDLLLCNQELKDPLKAMGYTN
- a CDS encoding chemotaxis protein CheB yields the protein MLSHFPFVAYNVIGIAASLGGLSAISKILGALPENFPAAIVIVQHIAPQYPSYLCEILSQRTALRVKQAEHGELLRPGTVYTPVPDRHLLINPDGTFYLSDSEKMNFVRPCADKMFMSLAKTYKTRTIAIVLTGRDSDGALGVLAIKKYGGVVIAQDEATSECFSMPKSAIDTGKVDLVLPINAISAALVNLLNTKIELHTT